In Xyrauchen texanus isolate HMW12.3.18 chromosome 14, RBS_HiC_50CHRs, whole genome shotgun sequence, the following are encoded in one genomic region:
- the LOC127655291 gene encoding probable serpin E3: MHQLSVTSLFVCLWLVEHSHCNSSLGNSLNDLHTQFGVSLYQTLTETENNSNLIVSPASVSLCLGLLQLGARGNTLAQLDGTLGYDVNDARVQDILSWPQGDLGNSSKGVRLELANALYVQSGVKLLPEFTQHALGWANNSLLSVNFINSNNTQLQQWARYHSKADDHLQAKEELPQSGDPQEEASRQDILPHMTLLSTVVFHGAWQKQFLFTETQNLPFTLSDGSTVKVPMMYQSTEVNYGQFRLPSDQQYTVLELPYLDRSLRLLVALPGDRKTPLSQLESQLTSRAVGLWDTGLRRTKMDIFLPRFKMQSRFNLKAVLQSLGISDIFSPSAADFRGISDGEGLFVSEAFHEAKIEVTEEGTKAASVTAMVLLKRSRAAVFKADRPFLFILRQISTGLLLFIGRVLNPAEQMS; encoded by the exons ATGCATCAGCTGTCTGTGACTTCCCTGTTTGTCTGCCTGTGGCTAGTGGAGCACAGCCATTGCAACAGTAGCTTGGGCAACAGCCTCAATGATCTTCACACACAGTTTGGTGTCAGCCTCTACCAAACACTTACTGAGACAGAGAACAACTCCAACCTGATCGTGTCTCCAGCCAGCGTCTCACTGTGTCTGGGCCTTCTGCAGTTAGGTGCAAGAGGGAACACTCTAGCACAGCTTGATGGGACTCTGGGTTATGATGTAAACG ATGCTCGTGTGCAGGATATTCTGTCATGGCCACAAGGTGACCTGGGTAATTCCAGTAAGGGTGTGCGGCTCGAGCTTGCTAATGCCTTATATGTCCAAAGTGGTGTGAAACTCCTGCCAGAGTTTACTCAGCATGCCTTGGGATGGGCTAACAATAGCCTACTGAGTGTAAACTTCATTAATTCCAACAACACTCAGCTACAGCAATGGGCACGCTACCATAGTAAAG CTGATGACCACCTTCAGGCTAAAGAGGAGCTACCACAGTCTGGTGATCCACAAGAAGAGGCCTCCAGGCAGGATATATTGCCACACATGACTCTACTGAGTACAGTGGTTTTCCATGGAGCCTGGCAGAAACAATTCCTCTTCACAGAGACTCAAAACCTGCCCTTCACCCTCTCTGATGGCAGCACAGTCAAAGTGCCAATGATGTACCAGTCAACTGAAGTCAACTATG GACAGTTTCGCCTGCCTTCAGATCAGCAATACACTGTATTGGAGCTACCATACCTGGATCGCTCACTCAGGCTGTTGGTGGCATTACCTGGGGACAGAAAGACCCCTCTATCACAGCTGGAATCACAGCTCACATCCCGTGCTGTGGGACTTTGGGATACTGGATTAAGACGAACCAAAATGGATATCTTTTTGCCCAG GTTTAAAATGCAGAGCAGGTTCAATCTGAAGGCTGTTCTACAGTCTCTTGGTATCTCCGACATCTTCAGTCCTTCAGCAGCAGATTTTAGAGGGATCTCAG ATGGGGAAGGACTTTTTGTATCAGAGGCTTTCCATGAGGCAAAAATAGAGGTGACAGAGGAAGGGACAAAAGCAGCTTCAGTCACAG CAATGGTGCTATTGAAAAGATCTCGTGCAGCAGTTTTTAAAGCAGATAGGCCATTTCTCTTCATCTTACGTCAAATCAGCACAG GTTTATTGCTGTTTATAGGTCGAGTGTTGAATCCAGCAGAACAGATGTCTTGA